DNA sequence from the Mangifera indica cultivar Alphonso chromosome 18, CATAS_Mindica_2.1, whole genome shotgun sequence genome:
CTCGGAGCTCCAAAAAAGGAATGTGCCGGTACAGGTGTTTTCTTACCGCGTCGTGTAAACACCCTTCCTGAGACTCGCAAGAAGCCAGGTGCCGTGAAGATTCATTCCCTAATCGGTGTCGTTTTGAGAGACACAGATTGAttgtatttgtttgtttgtctttttaacAGCTTGTTCGACTGTGTTGCTTCCCGCTAAAGTGGTGCAGGCGTTGAATCTGAACTTCCACGACATGGGTTCGCCGCTTCCTTCGTATTACGAAAGTTATACACCAGACGCTGGTAATATTTTGCTTGCCCCAGTCTTCATTATCTGATGTTTAtgttaattattgtttattgtaagttattcattgattttatttgattattcattGTCAACTTGCAGATGCTAATTTGAGGTATCGAAATGGTTATCAGAAGCGCAATCTCAGGCCGCAGCAAGGAATGAACCATGAGATCCAGTTGCCGCAGGAGTGGACCTTTTGACCCTCTTCCCCTTCTGGATCTTCTGCAAACTTGTGTTCTTCTGGGAGTTTTTTAGGGAAGGAGAAGAAAActttcaagaaaaaaagaatgatAGTTTGCTATAGGAAAAAGTATTAGAATATAGACATAGTTTCAAGGAGGGagaagctaaaaaaaaaaaaatcttgatgaAAGAAGCAGATATGAAATGGTTTTTTTGGGGATAAAAttagggggaaaaataaaatttgtactgTTTGCAGGCAGTTTTCTTGAAGTTTCTTGgctcaagtaaaaaaaaaaaacaaaaggaagtGATGGGTTTGGATAGAATTTTCTGTTCTAGATTTTGTAATTTGTGGCAAAAATAAAATGCTTCGGTGAAagccttaaaaaatattaccatCAGTTAATGAAAGAGCACATATTTGCCTGGATAAAATGCATTTTTGCCCGGTCCTCCCGCACAGtcttttcttaaatttgaaTACAAGGGACTTTATTTTTACCCGTGATCCAGCAGCATCTGGATTTTCGGTTTCTGGGGGCATTCTCCATGACTCAATTAATACTGATGTAATGTTTAATCCGATGTGTACTTTTGCTTAGTCGGTTCGGCATTTGTGCTGTTAATTTTCCTTACTTGCGAAGGAAGCATTTGATTTTGGTCGGGATAGGTAGGGTAGGGTAGGGTGGGCCGGTATAAAGAGCTGTCGTTGATTGTGTAAAAGATATCTGCTTTTTACACGTGGCGgagattttttcaattatatgtCATATCTGGGAAAAGTAGCGGTTTGTATTGTATTATCACATGGGTGATGCCACCCACACTAGCTGCCGGCAAACGTGGGTTCGTGGTGGTTGACCACGTTCACACTCAGGCAACGCACCACGCTTCGGTTTGGGTCCTTAATTGCGCTTTGGGAAATATCAAATATGCGTTACATGTGCGGTTTGTGTCAGTCGTGTGCTGCTTTGATTGACCCGTTCCAACTGTACTCGCCTTTTTTATTGCCCCACTACGCTTTGCTCCGGGACTGCGTGCCGTCCTCACCGCTGTTGAGTCATATACGGATTATGaaaatcaataaatgatttgtatttcacaataatttaaaaattaatcaattatctcattaatttaattagtttaattaaaaattattctgtttaatttattatcaaattataattaataaaaatattttcctctatgaatattaaaatatattcattttaaaaaataataataattcatttgaatttaataaaataattaaaataaaaaaattttcaatgttacgatccaaaaaaatataattctacaGATTATTGTGTGTATAAAACATTTCAAgagatatgaaatatatatatatttaattttgtttttgaatttaattttttttacaaacctttaaaaattcatttaatctaataaaaaataatcaaattattttaaaataattaaaaattcaaaaaatattctaaattttgattaaacttGATTAAAGTTAGTTTGAACGATTCAATAAATGAactgttttatatattaatcagaCTAAATTTAGAGTCAGTTCTCAGTTCAACAGGTTGAATCGATCAATCTGGTctgattttaaaatcattggtATTTCATGCACATGATAAGGGTTAGAGATAACAAAGGGAAAAGATAGTGAGACAAAGATAATGATCGAATACCTTAATTGCTTCCTCTAAAGAAGATTTTCTTTACTCTTGGCTTATTTTCGATAGGAAGATAATAAAAAACTCTTTACTTAGATCATCTTTTAAGGAAAGTTGTTGGACTCATTACAGTCTAATTACACTAATTTCCGCGCAAATCCTGCGGATTGCCGGCGTCTAAATTCGAACGGATCGTATTTCCTGAGCGTTAGGCATCAAGCATGTTTAACATGAAAGTATTCAAGTCTTGACTCTTGAGTCGGCGATTGAAAAGTGGGTAACTTGTCACATATTCAAATGGGGCTCAACCCTGCTGGAtcactattaaaaatttaaagtaaaattgaCTGCTTGTACCCAACTTGCCAGATTTCTCTCTGGACCAGACGTTAATCAGTTTGTTCTGTTGTATACAGGATGCCAATGGCCAAGAAACGGGCTCCAAATTCAGCGGTGGTTCAACCAACTGGACCAAACGACTCGTCATTTTGGAGTCTAAAAAACAGACACcggaataaattattaaaagtggTCTTGTCAGCAGTCAACTTCTTATTAATTAGTGTACGGCTGTGCTTCCTAGCTTTGAACATGGCTAGTCTTATTATGTATGAATTCTTTATAGTGGGTGTTGCGTGAACGGATACTTTGGAGTAAACTAAGTCCCTAGTGAGAACGCAATTGTGCTTAATTGGTCTAATCATGATggtaagaattttaatttagtcaGAGGATATTTTAAGAATAAACTGTTACctatttttataatcaaattaaatttaaatttcaaattcagttttaacgtgtttaaaataaatttaattaaaataaatttgatttcatatcCGAGAgtctaatattattttgtttgagttttacgAATATTTAAGCTTGTAAAactcacaaaatttaaaaaatttgatatgaataaatgaaaataatattattttaaataatatatatcaaatcaatATCGTTTTAgtattgaatcaaactcaaaattcGATTTGAGATCAACGTTGaactgaactcaaatttgactccTCTCAAATAAGCTAAGATCAAACATTTTTGAAACAATCTCAAATTTCGCTCTAttgaaataaattgaattcaaacttgattcgatttgaatttaatctaattattaatttattttaatatgatgaTTGTAAAATTGGCCAATATCGATAAGATTTTATCTACTTAATATGATCAATTTAATTTCGGAAAAACCATCTGTCTCCGTGTTTGGGGAAAAagttcatcatttaatgcaaaCTGTTAACTGGGCTGCCTTCAACTGGTGCTGTGAACATTTTAGGTTCTACGGTTTTTACTtggagcaatactatgtgtatctattttgagtatacaaatatatacacactcatatatgtcatcatatgattggttattgttttattcttaattcaaaatcatccaatcacatgatgacatatataaatgtgtacatatttatatacccaaaatagatacacatagttttattgttttacttgTACAAACATTACACCATTAAATTATTGGTTCCTTAATTGAAACATTTTAGTGAAAAGGATATGCACTCCACCTGTTGATTTTTAGTATGTAGAATTTTGGTCTCCCAAGTTAGAGTCATTTTCACCACCCAAAGTTTTGTTAAATCACACTGCCACCCATTAAATTTCAGATCTACATTTTTCATCCACAACTTAACTCCCCATACGACAAAAGACTATGATGTAGCATTGAAAATGTGaacaattatattatctttttgttttttgaagatACTATATCACCTTTGACAAGTAACAATAGTAGCATGTAATTTGGTCGGATTTGATAATCAACATCACACCAACAATATTGGATTTGGCTAGATTGCACTAGAATATGAGCAATTCAATGATTTTgaatagggttagattcgaattaaatCAAGTCTAAATAGGGGGCTCAACTTGGCTTGCATCATGGATTGAGAGTTCGTGTTCAGTTCTAGTACACAAGtcaaacttgactcaaatttacTAAATTCGTTCACTCTAATTTGGTTCCTTTGTGACTTCTATGAcgttgttaaaaattttttaaatatttttaagttcaaGCTCGTATACGTCAAGTTTGGGTTTGGACTTGTGAtcagtttttaataatttaggtTTGGACTTAGTTCGTATATGTCAAGCTTGGATTTGGATTCGTTCGAGCAAAACTTATATTGAGTTTGAACAAACTCGCTTCGAATTCAACTCTAATTTCAAGcaacaattttcattttttaaaaagttttaggaagggaaatacaagtttttttctaacataattatattttagatgaaacaatttgtagtttaaaattttaatgggcCGCACAGTAATTTCTCCAATCTTTGGGTAGAGGAGGAATTTACTCTCTGGAGTTATTATATGGTTTAGGCATAACAGGACGCATGTTgtttcttaaaatataaaacctatgacctttaaatagtttaaacttattgatgattttagaaatatattatattaaatattagacGCTGAATATGGGAACTAGAagaatttgtattatattataattattaaatctccCTATCAATTTCTGACCTGTTCGACTTCAGGTagttgttggtttttttttctttcttaagaaaaaaaattaaaaaaacaatcagACGAATGGTTCATCAAATACCAAACTGTTAATTTCAAATGATTCAGTCTAAGTTTGGTAGTTATGGTTCGTTATGGTAAGTTGGTAATTAGACCGAATCATTTGAAATTACCGATTTGATTTGGGTTGGATTTTTAAAgatttacggtttgaacaatttttgaataaaaccCAAAACCAAAAACCTCTTTTCGCAAACCAACTCTTTAAGGTTCTTCTTAAATGTGGCAACTCTATCATTATTATCCATGCATCTATCTCCTTGGTCCTTTTTTGGTGGTTGCGTGTATTCTTTAAttaccaaaattgaaagattgCTACAAAAATAGATTGCCTTGAAGAtgaatgaatttataaattaatattgtgttttagtaaattaatatatataaataattattttatttgattggtagtaataaaataatatttagattttattttacttaaatgttcttaatatattcaactaaatttattaaaggtaaaattgtagTCAAATTATTTGTAAGGGGCTTTTggttcaaataatcaaatattaatttaataatatttcttttattaaatacattactttatttgatttattatataataaaaaattttgataatattttattactaattgtgATATGATCacaaatataatgaataatttgattactagTTTAccatatctattttatatattaaaaaattactaaagtaattttaattttattataattatatctttatttactAATAACATTAAAGGATTTTGGagcaaaataatctttttatatagGGATGACAACGAGGAGGGGCAGAAAGGGATTTCAATCCCAATCCTTATACCCATAGAGAATATCAGTCCTTGTCAATGACTTGTTTTCATTATAGGGATGAAAAAGATTTTCCGTCTTCTACCTATGAAGAAAAATCCTCTTCCTATACCCTTATCTATaagaaaaaatctctttctCGTATCgtttaaacacaacataaatatattaaataacaaaattaactaaactaaaaatcaatatactatttcaaatattaaaaatatcatatattaatcaatttaatatgcataacaaaaatataaataaatttgaaaacataaataattcaaaattataagaatatgttagtatttaaaaaaaatattataaaagggCAGGAAGAGGATACATGTATCCTTGTTTTTAgcccattttttattattaagattttttttgtccttATTTTTATGGGAAAATTTTCTCTCCATTAGGAGCAGAGAATGTTAGAGattttaaattcgaatcgaaattACTATCTCTATTCTTATGTCtacaaattatgatttttattaataaaagtggACTATGGAAGATAAATTTTCAATCTAAAGGGTTTGAATCTTTTCATCAAAGTCTCGATAGGAAATggaataattgaaaaatcacttaatcaatCTGATTGAAGACATACAATACAATGGAAGCCGCCACACCCAAGCAGGCCTGCCGGCTTAAGCTTActgtattataatttatatccgATCAACGGCCCAAAtaattcaagaaaattttagctCACATCAACGGTTGTAAACCATTTTAAAAGATTAGCGGTCTGATCTGATTCTCTAGGAAGTCAACTATTTTGACTCAATCAGTCGCGATTCGTCTTCAACCTCCGAATTTCAGGTAATTATCATGTCTTCTTGGCAAGAGTTTCATTTCTTAGGTTGTTTAGCTAACAAGAACGAACCTAACtactaaaatttgaaacaaattataGACCCGTTTAAAAACAGTATCTGAAGGAGTGATCTTTAATTCATTTCAGtatattttttaactctaaatagggttttcatttttttcagcTCAAGCCTCAGTAGTATTAAATTTGTGTAATTACTAATTCGCTTTCAGTTGACTCTGAACTGTCCATCGATTTGAGATAACCGAAGATGTCATTAGACGATGACACCGACGTAtcacaaaagaagaagaaagcccCTTCTGAGGACGAGAAAAggtattttctttataattctgtgaaatttttgttgattattgAGATTATAGTAATTAATGTGATTCTTAATAAATAGGAGAAAGAAAATTGTGCCCGGGAGTTTGATGAAAGCTGTGATGAGGCCTGGTGGAGGTGATTCAACACCGTCTGAGGGTGATCAGGTCcttctgattttttttcttaataatggtttctttttgataaattatagcTCACATTCTTAGTTCTTTGCTCATAGGGCATCGTAATTGGTTGAATGCAAGGAAATGAATTCATTGAGATATGGCAATTGATTGTCATTCTTGTTATTGGAATAGTGGTTTACTCTCTTTGACtttgttgtataatatttacatgAAGAATTAATACCGAGTCTTATTTATGGGGCATAATTTACAGGTTATATATCATTGCACAGTTCGAACTCTAGATGGAGTAATTGTTGAGTCAACCAGATCAGAATATGGAGGTGAACACTATGGAATCTCTATTTTGCACTTCTACTTAAAGTTAGTTCTTGCTTTTATCTTGCTATATAGGTACTAAAAATATTTGAGGAAATTCTATAATTTAAGGTGTGGTGAGATGATAGTGGAAATGCCGAATCTGAAAAGGAGGCCTAAAAGCGGAAAATTTCTGTGCAACATTTTGTTTTGCTATATGGATAACTGGGTTTAATAAACGGTTGTATTTCATGACAGGCAAAGGTATCCCTAGAAGACTTGTCTTGGGCAACAGCAAGATGATACTGGGGTTGCTTGAAGGAATTCCCACAATGTTGAAGGGTGAAGTGTCGATGGTATTGTATTTTACTTTCTAAAATTTGCATTGTGTTTCTGTGCATTTGTTCAACAAGTgggaaaagacaaaaaaaatcaagGAGAGGTATATTAAGTACACAAGACTCTAAATTTGCAATAACTAATTACTGTATCTTTAGTTTtcagttatattttttaatgaggCACTTTATgtcagtaaaattatatttcagaAAAAAGGGGACCTTTCCAGATAAACCTATTAATAGGGgtagaataattataaataaattttgtgcatTATCTAAATGTAAGAcctttttgttatgtttttttcagtttaagaTGAAATCTGAAATGCACTATGGTGAGGATGATTGTCCTGTGGCAGTTCCAGATAGCTTCCCAAAGGATGAAGAACTTCATTTCGAGGTTGAGATGATAGATTTTGCTAAAGCCAAGGCAAGAaagtttgaattataatattttttatcaatataacaACATGACATATTTGAGCCATATGGTCATTGCCATTTTACTGTTCCTTGGAACTTATTGAATATCTTTGTGTACAATGGCATTTGTTTGGGGATGTGGAATActgtattattatattgatgTTTGCTTGAAAAAGTTTAGGGTTAAAATGAAAGGATTGGCATTAGGTGTCATTAGCTAAGATTCAATTTTAAGTTCCCTTTTATTTTGATGCTGAATATTACTTGTATTGATTTCAGGTTGTAGCCGATGATTTGGGAGTCATAAAGAAGGTACAACATTTAAGTTGCATAATATTCCGGATGCTGGCAGCTGCCTCAGAATTGTGCAGCAATTTTCTGTCcgtttattatttaaaaacagTTCccagtttgatttaatttaatttatttgaataggTAATAAATGAAGGGCAGGGATGGGAGTCACCAAGGGAGCCTTATGAAGTAAAAGCTTGGTAGAAACTTATTCTTGGTCATCTGTACCACTCCTTTTGCATTTGTATGGCGACTGTGAGAAGTTTCCTTAAGATACACAGTGTTTATTTTTCAGGATTTCTGCAAAGACAGGCAATGGGAAATTGATTTTCTCTCACACAGAAGAACCATATTTCTTTACTTTTGGAAAATCAGAGGTTGGTTAGCATTTCTCATCCATAATTATGTTTGCTCACCACAAGTTACTATttcaagtaaataaattttgaaacccAGTATTTTTCTATCATACTTTTGAGCTTTAAAGCCTATTCAGTGTTAAAATTTGCACTTGATGGTAACATATTTGCAGCTGGTTTTAATGTAAGCATGACAAATTGCTGCTTAATATGCTGAGTTATATGAATTTAGGTCCCTAGAGGCCTTGAGATGGGAATAGGAACAATGACACGCAAAGAGAAGGCAGTCATATATGTTACAAGTCAGTATCTAACTCAATCTCCCCTCCTGCCTGTGATAGATGGTTATGAGGAAATTCATTTTGAAGTGGAGATTGTCCATATTATTCAGGTATGTGGACGTGTTAGAAGTAATGGTTTTCTACTTTCTATTTCGCTGCCAACTTTGATACTGTTACAAATTATAATACTTGCATAAATGTGTCGATTTAAATCATGACTTTAAACGGTGGACTTAAATATACTTGGAAAATCCTAATTTTTATGCCTATATTATGCTTACTTTCTGGTTAAACTCATAATGCATTTCTTTCAACTGTCTTCCCCTTTTCTGTTTTCCCTTCCTTAATTCTCCATCCTATTCATTGAATATTGTTAACTCTAATCCAGTCTTGTTAAGTTCACAGCTAGACATTATTGTTTGCACTAATTTGTAAAGCTGGTTGGTTGTTGACTAGGTGCTTGTTGTTATGTCTTATATGGCCAAGCTCCCAAACCAACGTTAATAGATTTAATGATGCATACAAGTTAATTAGGTGACTGTAATGCTGAATGAACACGAACTACACTTTTGCCATATTTGTTGGAGAGATAGATAAATTGTCTGCAATACCAGCAGCTCTCACACCtttataaaagagaaaactGATAATCAAGATAGCTTTATATTCCACGAGTAATCAAGAGTGATATCAGTTTATTCACACAATGCATTTGTCAGCAAATTACTTACTTTTTATTAACTGTGTATTGTATTAATTGCTATATTTTGTGAGACTTTGGTGTAACTCTTAAGTTTTGAATTGATAGGTACGAGACATGCTTGGTGATGGACGTCTAATAAAACGTCGACTTCGTGATGGAAAAGGTGTGTTCCATTATTTTCTGTACTTTTCAGTTGAAAGTGGGATATGTTCTATTTACCTGTCCAGTTTAAATGTATGCATTTAGGTTGTATGTATAGGTGACGTACCATTTGGTCATATCATTTTGATGCTTGAATTCTGTGATGGTTTGAGGTTTTAGTGTAGAGCAAGTCATACtgtttatatattcttttttcttgcCATGTCTGTTCTCTATACAATTGTATGAGTATGCTGTTGTGATGATGCTCATATTCTGAATGACTATTATGCTTTCATATTCATTAGGTATGATAATCTAATTGAAGTTTGAAACAAACTGAATGGAATAGttcaatcatatatttaattaggGTAAGCTGAATGTATACAATATTCcataataaaatagaaagagAATATACAAAGAAAGCAATAACAAAATCTACCTTCTCTTTAAATCAACTCCTAAAAGTACTCTCATCAACTACTCCTTATATATACAGCCAATAAATGATTCCAATTTAAATCAATAAGATctaaaacataaacaaatattagaGAGTCAACTATTTATTCTAACACTAATATATGTATATCTTTATTGTTACCTCAAGGCATCacgattttctctttttttctttttaaatattaggtGAATTTCCAATGGATTGTCCACTTCATGACAGTTTACTTCGTGTCCATTACAAGGGCATGCTTCTTAATGAAGAAAAGAGGGTCTTCTATGACACCCGAGTTGATAATGATGGTCAGCCTTTGGAGTTCAGCTCTGGGGAGGGCCGTGTAAGTTGACCTTTTTAAAGGGGAAGTCTACaattaacttatttttgaaaatatgtgAATTTTTTAAGGATGTGTCAGTCTGCAGAGAAGAAATTTTGCTAGTCATAGTGACGTTTATTTACTAAGTTATTCTAATGCTGTTTGTGTCATAGGTGCCTGAGGGATTTGAAATGTGTGTACGCTTGATGCTGCCTGGAGAGTTAGCCCTTGTCACATGCCCTCCTGATTATGCTTATGACAAATTCCCAAggtcataatttcaaatatggtTTTGCCTTTATATATTGGTACTAGTAATTGCTTGATTTTAATGATTACT
Encoded proteins:
- the LOC123202413 gene encoding peptidyl-prolyl cis-trans isomerase PASTICCINO1, coding for MSLDDDTDVSQKKKKAPSEDEKRRKKIVPGSLMKAVMRPGGGDSTPSEGDQVIYHCTVRTLDGVIVESTRSEYGGKGIPRRLVLGNSKMILGLLEGIPTMLKGEVSMFKMKSEMHYGEDDCPVAVPDSFPKDEELHFEVEMIDFAKAKVVADDLGVIKKVINEGQGWESPREPYEVKAWISAKTGNGKLIFSHTEEPYFFTFGKSEVPRGLEMGIGTMTRKEKAVIYVTSQYLTQSPLLPVIDGYEEIHFEVEIVHIIQVRDMLGDGRLIKRRLRDGKGEFPMDCPLHDSLLRVHYKGMLLNEEKRVFYDTRVDNDGQPLEFSSGEGRVPEGFEMCVRLMLPGELALVTCPPDYAYDKFPRPKNVPEGAHIQWEIELLGFEMPKDWTGMTFENIMDEAEKIRVTGNRLFKEGKFELAKAKYEKVLREFNHVHPQDDEEGKVFVNARNLLHLNVAACFLKMGECRKSIEACNKVLDANPAHVKALYRRGMAYMAVGDFEEAKSDFEMMIKVDKSSEPDATAALSKLKKTKQELERKAKKQFKGLFDKKPGEIAEAGTENNVEDEAAGENEKDDSKEGSDSDETQAFLEPTAEAPRMGWLYRLWPTGGRVFSALGLQRCTIL